Within the Salvia hispanica cultivar TCC Black 2014 chromosome 4, UniMelb_Shisp_WGS_1.0, whole genome shotgun sequence genome, the region GCTAGTGCAACAGTCAGTAACCCCCAACGGTTACAATCAATGCCTTGATGACAGACATTATGTCTGTTGACTCCAGCACCCCTGCAGGTGGACTCGGCCTATAAATAGACATGCATTCATTGCATTCCATACACACAACAATACTCAAGCATTCTGCATACGCGCTCTCTCCTCGCTGCATTTTCCTTCTGTCGAAGCTTTGCTCTCGCTATCATCCAGGTCGCCAGAGCTTGTTCCTGCAATGCTGCAACGAACAAGAAGAAgttgttttatctttggggacgataCGCTAATCCAAGAGTACCACCgaggcgtatctcgtcttgcggaaagaggactCATCGACTCAGCTTACCCAATTTTATAGTTCTTCTGATTGGATTTATTCCGTTTAATTTTCTCCTTATTATTTCCTTGTAATTTTCTTCCGACAAGTTTGTATATCTGTTTATCCGGAAACTAACAAAAGTTTCTAGCATATCCTTAAAGATTAGtgacttaatttttttttcttcactaGGGATGGGTAAACGGTCAATTAACCGACCCAAAGAGTTGGTAAAAAAACTAACCAGAAATCATCTGATCTCTAGTTTGGTTGCTTAACTAATCTATTCGGTTAGAATCGATTGGTTTGGTTATACCCGAAATAACCAAATGATTCAAAGTTCAATAGTTCAACTTTTAACTTTCATCtacttttaatattattattattattattattttctaataatacataaatttgtttagGTACTTGAAAAGTTTAActttaaattgatttaataattttattacgATAATTAAGTGAATAGACATTCTATTcgtaaaatactactccctccgtcccgctttagcagtctcattgacttttctgtcctcattttgtaaaaatgataaaaagtagttaaagagaataattggtaaattaagagagagaatattatagTCTTATCTTCATTAtcgtctctcttactttaccatttctccactttaactattttttatcatttttataaaaataaggcagaaaagtcaatgagactgctaaagcgggacggagggagtaatatttaggtactttattgattttggatgatcatatttttaaaatactatttatatattttattgactttaagatattatataaataatttgtttttggttatcggttataaccgataatcgactttgagaaaaatgttaaattgttATCGATTCAAACACAGTGAATTTCGATTATTGGTTAATCGAATAACCGAGAACCGTTTATCCACCCCCATTAAacgaatttaattttttttttttttttgaaatctgTCTCCATATTTCAAGAAATCTTATTTGCAGatcagagagaaaaaaaaagaaggaataatacaaaaaaatggaggAGAAATCGTGAAAGCCGAAGCAGCGCACCATCTGCCAGGGGCTATCGTGCGCCCTCTGATCCCAAAGTTCACTCTAATTCCAATTTCATCTCGATGCCCATTAACCACCGTCGTCTTGTAGTGCTGCTCAACATTACTGATTCAGTATAATTGTACTCATTATACATCCGATTGATCTATCGTGATCGGATTCCAGACGTGTGGAGATGCAGGGGCCGAGTCCACCGAAGCACCGCCACGATGGGACTTCACCGTTGCCGTTGGGAATGGATTGGAGCCCCCCGCCTCGAATTTGGGTATAATTCTGTTCTTAATTTTCCGAATTTCGATTAATCTAAAGGAATTTGATTCGCTTACCTGGATGCTTTGATCGATTCCCATAGCTGGTGGTggtgtaatttattttttgacgAATTAAGGCGTGTGATCAGCTCGATATGTACACAGTTATGAGTAACAGAAAGATCAGAAGGTTTCCTGTAATTTTGGGGCTCCATGTATTGCTTATTCGATATTGTTGAGTTCAGTcataaaattggatttttCAGATAATTTCAACTAGTTAAAATATGTTGTAATCAGAGTGACAGTTGGGATTATAGTGTAAGATAGAATTTCTCTGCTGGTGGTGAGCTCAAGATGAGGTTTAAGGGGAAATTTGTTTGTTAGCAGAAAAGTTATTAAGTATCTGCTATAAAATTTGCTATAACTGGTGGTTCCCTGAAATGCTGAACTACGGAGCATAGGCCTTGCTGCTGTGATTTGCTTGTTTTCAGTGGCAAACCTTATTCCGTTTCTCTGCTCAGGCATTATGTGTAATGTTAATGACTTAATGTACTTTGCAGGTGGGGAGAGAAAGTGTTTGGCCTCATGATCCTCGGACAGGATGGAGTTACTGCATCACTATACCTTCATGGATTGTACTTGCAAAGTCAAAAGATTCTGACCCAACAGTGGTATTGATCTAATGTTTCTATTGCATGTTTGTTACATGATATGTAGCACTTATAAACTATACTCGGTTAAGTgtgcaaaaattaaataatagttaaCAGAAATTGCTTCACTTCCATCAGCATAAAAGGGTGGCAAAACATTAGTGATTAGTCAAATCAATGTAGGTGGCTCCCTTGCTGTAAACCTTTTAACATTGTCTAGGATGAACTGGTCGGTTTCTTCCAGCAACTGGTTGGTGTGAACTCCAAGTCTTATGAATAATGCATTTAAGCCAATATCTATGCAAGTTATGGTAAACTTTCACATTCAGATATTCTTATAATCAATCAGCTTTTGCTATTTTGATTGCTCCCTATTTATCTATGATTCTATGTATATGGGAAAATATGAACCTCTTCTTCTCATTTGATTGTCATTGGTATCCAGTGTCAGTCCAGGCCTTGTTTTGTGAATGTTCTGATCCTCTCTGGTTGTATTAGGAGCTTTTTCTTGTAGAAGTTTTTCACTTGCTACTTACTAGTGGTTCCTGAATTAACAATTATAAGGTGCAGTTTTACAGGGTTCAGGTTGGCATACAATCACCAGAAGGTATTACGACCACAAGAACGGTGTTGAGGAGATTCAATGATTTCCTAAAATTACATGTTGCTGTAAGCTCACATATTTTAGTTAGCGTTGTGGCATTATCATGCATAAACATGTATAGACTAATATAGTAATATGTATTGCTATTTGATTCCGGACTCAGCACTTGCATGGTTTCTGTTATGAAGATGCAGTCACTGATTCTGGTATTGTTCTCAACTTTCTCTTGTAGCTCAAACGAGCCTTTCCTCGGAAAAGCATTCCACCAACTCCACCAAAAGGGCTCTTGCAGATGAAAACAAGGGCAATGCTGGAAGCGGTAAATATTGTCTATAGCTTAGATTGTTAAAGTTATATTTTGCGTTGCAAACAACTGTCATTTTGGAGGGAGTGGGATGACGCTTGCACATAGTTTATGATTGCTCTTGATGCCTTATGACATCTCCAAAGCTAGCTATCTCTGAAGTCTGAAACAACATAAATCCTAGGATGGAGGTTGTAGATTGGTCCTGGAGACTGGAATTCTAGTCCTATTTTACTTCTCTGGTTTCAAAAACTGTTAAGATTATAGAGGCTTCTGTTTTCATACAGAGAAGGAGTTCTTTGGAGGAATGGATGGCAAACTTGCTTTCAGATATTGATTTATCAAGAAGCATTGTCGTTGCATCCTTTCTTGAACTGGAAGCTGCTGCTAGGTCATGTGAGCATGCTGTAATTTGATATTTCTGtgctactatatttttaaaaatcaatcatttaCTACATGGAGCCTGGATTTTCCATAGTTGAGCTACTTATAAATTCTCgtccattacatttttttccaGCATTCCAAGAAGAGGGCATGCAGAGTCCTGATTCACATATTTCTCTAACTACCACGGACTCATCTCATCATATGCATCCAAATTCAAGCACGTTGTTAGCGGGTAGTTCGTCAGTGGCATCAGATTATGGCAGTGATACAGCTTATGAGATATCTGATATTGGTTCTCCTAGCCTTGGAAGGGATAACAACTCTGAAGTTGAGACTGAGGATCTGTTATTTTATGATGATGCCACAAGTCCAGTAGATAAATTTGTCAAGTATAGCATGTCAAATATTGATGAGGGCTTGTCGATGGGGCATGCTATTCTAGAGAAGCTCGAGAATTTTCCTAAACATAAAgcgcatgccagagaaaatcATAACTCAGAGCAGAACATGAGTAATGGAAGATTTTTGAAAGCCTCTCATCATGCAGAAGATATATCAGAGCATCTGGCTGAGCGTAGTTCATTGGATCATCATGGTCGAAAGTTGTCAAATGAGAGCATTGGAAGCGACAGGAGCACTTTAAGAGGCAGTGAGTCATTAAGTTTAGTAAATCCAAATGGGCACAGGCCTTCTGATTTTGGGAATTCGGGTGAGGTTGGACGAACCAGTGGAACTGTTGGAGACTCTGATTATCATCTCCCAGATGATATACACCTGTTGGTCCCAGAGGATCAGCGCCAGAAGATGAATAGAGTACTTATGACAATGCAGCGGAGGTTGATTACAGCCAAAACTGATATGGAAGATCTTATATCAAGGTTGAATCAAGAAATTGCCGGGAAGGACTATCTTGCGATAAAGGTATCTGAATGCTGACAGTTTCAacccattttatattttggctTCAGGTACCTAGGATACGTGAACCTTAAACTGACTTTATCTGGAAGGAATCATTTAAATCTGAGGATAACATACATCTGATACTAATGTGATATTACCATTGGttatatatttctattaaCTGGGTTGTTAACACTAAATTTTCCAATGTGAGTCCTA harbors:
- the LOC125223015 gene encoding PX domain-containing protein EREL2-like isoform X2, with amino-acid sequence MQGPSPPKHRHDGTSPLPLGMDWSPPPRIWVGRESVWPHDPRTGWSYCITIPSWIVLAKSKDSDPTVFYRVQVGIQSPEGITTTRTVLRRFNDFLKLHVALKRAFPRKSIPPTPPKGLLQMKTRAMLEARRSSLEEWMANLLSDIDLSRSIVVASFLELEAAARSSFQEEGMQSPDSHISLTTTDSSHHMHPNSSTLLAGSSSVASDYGSDTAYEISDIGSPSLGRDNNSEVETEDLLFYDDATSPVDKFVKYSMSNIDEGLSMGHAILEKLENFPKHKAHARENHNSEQNMSNGRFLKASHHAEDISEHLAERSSLDHHGRKLSNESIGSDRSTLRGSESLSLVNPNGHRPSDFGNSGEVGRTSGTVGDSDYHLPDDIHLLVPEDQRQKMNRVLMTMQRRLITAKTDMEDLISRLNQEIAGKDYLAIKVKDLEVELETTKQKSKENIEQAILIERERVTQMQWDMEELRQRSMELESKLYSQQDQRPDAQPSVSPGNQPMDALRQELDSSKQQVEDLLKQHQALEVKSKADIKVLVKEVRSLRSSQSELMQQLKQSLREKSEMEEQLQEERERNEQVRSSWRKLLDRCKILQDQLQECNMDNLTNAKGDSADSLPSLLEQLDFVGTSENQIDLLLAEQLAEDGDNRTTSIDEESRQTLTSLLANNGALRKQVNSLIVNSLKSKEKGEMSDVNVGTRK
- the LOC125223015 gene encoding PX domain-containing protein EREL2-like isoform X3, producing MQGPSPPKHRHDGTSPLPLGMDWSPPPRIWVGRESVWPHDPRTGWSYCITIPSWIVLAKSKDSDPTVFYRVQVGIQSPEGITTTRTVLRRFNDFLKLHVALKRAFPRKSIPPTPPKGLLQMKTRAMLEARRSSLEEWMANLLSDIDLSRSIVVASFLELEAAARSSFQEEGMQSPDSHISLTTTDSSHHMHPNSSTLLAGSSSVASDYGSDTAYEISDIGSPSLGRDNNSEVETEDLLFYDDATSPVDKFVKYSMSNIDEGLSMGHAILEKLENFPKHKAHARENHNSEQNMSNGRFLKASHHAEDISEHLAERSSLDHHGRKLSNESIGSDRSTLRGSESLSLVNPNGHRPSDFGNSGEVGRTSGTVGDSDYHLPDDIHLLVPEDQRQKMNRVLMTMQRRLITAKTDMEDLISRLNQEIAGKDYLAIKVKDLEVELETTKQKSKENIEQAILIERERVTQMQWDMEELRQRSMELESKLYSQQDQRPDAQPSVSPGNQPMDALRQELDSSKQQVEDLLKQHQALEVKSKADIKVLVKEVRSLRSSQSELMQQLKQSLREKSEMEEQLQEERERNEQVRSSWRKLLDRCKILQDQLQECNMDNLTNAKGDSADSLPSLLEQLDFVGTSENQIDLLLAELAEDGDNRTTSIDEESRQTLTSLLANNGALRKQVNSLIVNSLKSKEKGEMSDVNVGTRK
- the LOC125223015 gene encoding PX domain-containing protein EREL1-like isoform X4; translated protein: MERRSSLEEWMANLLSDIDLSRSIVVASFLELEAAARSSFQEEGMQSPDSHISLTTTDSSHHMHPNSSTLLAGSSSVASDYGSDTAYEISDIGSPSLGRDNNSEVETEDLLFYDDATSPVDKFVKYSMSNIDEGLSMGHAILEKLENFPKHKAHARENHNSEQNMSNGRFLKASHHAEDISEHLAERSSLDHHGRKLSNESIGSDRSTLRGSESLSLVNPNGHRPSDFGNSGEVGRTSGTVGDSDYHLPDDIHLLVPEDQRQKMNRVLMTMQRRLITAKTDMEDLISRLNQEIAGKDYLAIKVKDLEVELETTKQKSKENIEQAILIERERVTQMQWDMEELRQRSMELESKLYSQQDQRPDAQPSVSPGNQPMDALRQELDSSKQQVEDLLKQHQALEVKSKADIKVLVKEVRSLRSSQSELMQQLKQSLREKSEMEEQLQEERERNEQVRSSWRKLLDRCKILQDQLQECNMDNLTNAKGDSADSLPSLLEQLDFVGTSENQIDLLLAEFQQLAEDGDNRTTSIDEESRQTLTSLLANNGALRKQVNSLIVNSLKSKEKGEMSDVNVGTRK
- the LOC125223015 gene encoding PX domain-containing protein EREL2-like isoform X1, whose protein sequence is MQGPSPPKHRHDGTSPLPLGMDWSPPPRIWVGRESVWPHDPRTGWSYCITIPSWIVLAKSKDSDPTVFYRVQVGIQSPEGITTTRTVLRRFNDFLKLHVALKRAFPRKSIPPTPPKGLLQMKTRAMLEARRSSLEEWMANLLSDIDLSRSIVVASFLELEAAARSSFQEEGMQSPDSHISLTTTDSSHHMHPNSSTLLAGSSSVASDYGSDTAYEISDIGSPSLGRDNNSEVETEDLLFYDDATSPVDKFVKYSMSNIDEGLSMGHAILEKLENFPKHKAHARENHNSEQNMSNGRFLKASHHAEDISEHLAERSSLDHHGRKLSNESIGSDRSTLRGSESLSLVNPNGHRPSDFGNSGEVGRTSGTVGDSDYHLPDDIHLLVPEDQRQKMNRVLMTMQRRLITAKTDMEDLISRLNQEIAGKDYLAIKVKDLEVELETTKQKSKENIEQAILIERERVTQMQWDMEELRQRSMELESKLYSQQDQRPDAQPSVSPGNQPMDALRQELDSSKQQVEDLLKQHQALEVKSKADIKVLVKEVRSLRSSQSELMQQLKQSLREKSEMEEQLQEERERNEQVRSSWRKLLDRCKILQDQLQECNMDNLTNAKGDSADSLPSLLEQLDFVGTSENQIDLLLAEFQQLAEDGDNRTTSIDEESRQTLTSLLANNGALRKQVNSLIVNSLKSKEKGEMSDVNVGTRK